One Staphylococcus simiae genomic region harbors:
- a CDS encoding methionine ABC transporter permease, with protein MFGSSLDSSQLMQALYETLYMVTVALVIGALIGIPLGILLVVTRKNGVWENQVIHQLLNPIINILRSVPFIILLIAIVPFTKLLVGTSIGTTAAIVPLTVYVAPYIARLVENSLLEVDEGIIEAAKAMGASPLQIIRYFLLPEALGSLILALTTAIIGLIGSTAMAGAVGGGGIGDLALVYGYQRFDTIVIVITVVVLIIIVQLIQTLGNILARLVRRH; from the coding sequence ATGTTTGGTTCAAGTTTAGATTCATCACAATTAATGCAGGCATTGTATGAAACATTGTATATGGTAACTGTCGCGCTAGTAATTGGTGCCTTGATTGGTATTCCATTAGGTATTTTATTAGTGGTAACTAGAAAGAATGGTGTTTGGGAGAATCAAGTCATTCACCAGTTGCTCAATCCTATTATTAATATATTAAGATCGGTACCTTTCATTATCTTACTCATAGCCATCGTTCCTTTTACAAAGTTACTTGTTGGTACTTCAATAGGAACGACAGCAGCAATTGTGCCATTGACTGTATATGTTGCACCATATATAGCAAGATTAGTAGAAAATTCATTATTAGAGGTTGATGAAGGAATTATTGAAGCAGCTAAAGCAATGGGAGCATCTCCACTTCAGATTATTAGGTATTTTTTATTACCAGAAGCACTAGGTTCGTTAATCTTAGCTTTAACAACAGCGATTATTGGATTGATTGGTAGTACTGCTATGGCAGGAGCTGTTGGTGGTGGCGGTATTGGTGACTTAGCACTCGTATATGGTTATCAACGCTTTGACACGATAGTGATAGTTATTACTGTAGTAGTGTTAATTATTATAGTTCAACTGATTCAAACATTAGGCAATATATTAGCAAGGTTAGTTAGAAGACATTAA
- the gmpC gene encoding MetQ/NlpA family ABC transporter substrate-binding protein, with amino-acid sequence MKKLIGIIILAVLVLAACGGNNDKKVTIGVASNDTKAWEKVKELAKKDDIDVEIKHFSDYNLPNKALNDGDIDMNAFQHFAFLDQYKKAHKGTEISALSTSVLAPLGIYSDKIKNIKDVKDGASVVVPNDVSNQARALKLLESAGLIKLKKDFGLSGTTKDITSNPKHLKIKAVDAQQTARALSDVDIAVINNGVATKAGKDPKKDPIYLENANSDAVKPYINIVAVNSKNMDNKTYKKIVDLYHSKEAQEALKQDVKDGEKPVNLSAKEIKAIEKDLAK; translated from the coding sequence ATGAAAAAATTAATAGGAATTATCATTTTAGCAGTATTAGTATTAGCAGCATGTGGAGGTAATAATGATAAAAAGGTAACGATTGGTGTTGCTTCAAATGATACAAAAGCTTGGGAGAAAGTTAAAGAGTTAGCTAAAAAAGATGATATAGATGTAGAAATTAAGCATTTTTCTGATTATAATCTACCGAATAAAGCATTAAATGACGGTGATATAGATATGAATGCTTTCCAACATTTTGCCTTTTTAGATCAATATAAAAAGGCACACAAAGGTACAGAAATATCAGCATTAAGTACGTCAGTATTGGCACCATTAGGTATATATTCGGATAAAATTAAAAACATTAAAGATGTTAAAGATGGGGCAAGTGTAGTTGTACCTAATGATGTTTCAAACCAAGCGAGAGCATTAAAATTATTAGAATCAGCAGGGTTAATTAAGTTGAAAAAAGACTTTGGTTTATCTGGAACAACGAAAGATATTACATCAAATCCTAAACATTTAAAAATTAAAGCAGTAGATGCACAACAAACTGCACGCGCACTGTCAGATGTAGATATTGCTGTCATTAATAATGGTGTTGCTACAAAAGCAGGTAAAGATCCTAAAAAAGATCCAATTTATTTAGAAAATGCCAATTCAGACGCAGTTAAACCTTACATTAATATTGTAGCAGTTAACTCTAAAAATATGGATAATAAAACATACAAAAAAATCGTTGACTTGTATCATTCTAAAGAAGCACAAGAAGCATTAAAACAAGATGTTAAAGACGGGGAAAAGCCTGTAAACTTATCAGCTAAAGAAATTAAAGCCATCGAAAAAGATTTAGCTAAATAA
- a CDS encoding LysM peptidoglycan-binding domain-containing protein: MQKKVIAAIIGTSAIGAIASTHAEAASTHTVKSGESVWSISNKYGISIAKLKSLNGLTSNLIFPNQVLKVSGSTSASNTTSSNGSNSSSVYTVQAGDSLSLIASKYGTTYQKIMSLNGLNNFFIYPGQKLKVSGVASNTSTNTGNAASSGGSVYTVQAGDSLSLIASKYGTTYQKIMSLNGLNNFFIYPGQKLKVSGVASNTSTNTGNAASSGGSVYTVQAGDSLSLIASKYGTTYQKIMSLNGLNNFFIYPGQKLKVSGTASPSTSNTGNNTSNGGNYQSPSFNHQNLYTWGQCTYHVFNRRAQIGKGISTYWWNANNWDNAAAADGYTIDGRATVGSIAQTDAGYYGHVMFVERVNSDGSILVSEMNYSAAPGIVTYRTIPAYQVNNYRYIH, encoded by the coding sequence GTGCAGAAAAAAGTAATTGCAGCTATTATTGGGACAAGTGCAATCGGTGCTATAGCGTCAACACATGCAGAAGCAGCATCTACACATACGGTTAAAAGTGGTGAATCCGTATGGTCGATTTCTAATAAATATGGTATTTCTATTGCGAAGTTAAAGTCTTTAAATGGTTTAACTTCAAATCTTATCTTCCCTAATCAAGTACTGAAGGTGTCTGGATCAACAAGTGCTTCAAATACGACATCATCAAATGGATCTAATTCAAGTTCAGTATATACAGTACAAGCAGGCGATTCATTATCATTGATTGCTTCAAAATATGGTACAACATACCAGAAAATAATGAGTTTAAATGGTTTAAATAACTTCTTTATTTATCCAGGACAAAAATTAAAAGTCAGCGGTGTAGCAAGTAATACATCTACTAATACAGGAAATGCTGCATCTTCAGGTGGTTCAGTATATACAGTACAAGCCGGTGATTCATTATCATTGATTGCTTCAAAATATGGTACAACATACCAAAAAATAATGAGCTTAAATGGTTTGAATAACTTCTTTATTTATCCAGGACAAAAATTAAAAGTCAGCGGTGTAGCAAGTAATACATCTACTAATACAGGAAATGCTGCATCTTCAGGCGGTTCAGTATATACAGTACAAGCCGGTGATTCATTATCATTGATTGCTTCAAAATATGGTACAACATACCAAAAAATAATGAGTTTAAATGGTTTGAATAACTTCTTTATTTATCCAGGACAAAAATTGAAAGTCAGTGGTACGGCTAGTCCTTCAACTTCTAATACTGGAAATAACACATCAAATGGTGGAAACTATCAATCGCCATCATTTAATCACCAAAACTTATATACATGGGGTCAATGTACATATCATGTATTTAATCGTCGTGCTCAAATTGGTAAAGGAATTAGTACATATTGGTGGAATGCTAATAACTGGGATAACGCTGCAGCAGCAGATGGTTATACTATTGATGGACGTGCAACAGTTGGATCAATTGCACAAACAGATGCAGGATATTATGGTCATGTTATGTTTGTTGAACGTGTCAATTCTGATGGTAGTATTTTAGTGTCAGAAATGAACTATTCAGCAGCACCTGGAATTGTGACATATAGAACAATTCCAGCATACCAAGTTAACAATTATAGATATATTCATTAA
- the ltrA gene encoding group II intron reverse transcriptase/maturase, producing MYRESPSMMELVVRENNIQKAIKKVKKNNGAPGIDGMRVSELTSHFAKYFPQIKQKLLDGTYKPQAVRKVEIPKSNGKKRVLGIPVARDRVIQQAIKQVIEPSIDRTFSKHSHGFRPNRSTGTALKECATYYEEGYLVAVDCDLKQCFDMLNHDKLMYLFERHVQDKAISKFIRRSLQVGAIDLNGNYRSREIGAPQGGVISPLLCNIYLHELDNELEKRGHRFVRYADDFVIFVRTKRAGQRVMESVTKFIEKDLKLIVNSEKSKVGSITRLKFLSCLMTKVNGTYRFRPTMEARRNLKRTLRRLTKRNRPGTFKEIISEINQVTRGWINYFGKGFITGFVTKLQSWLNRRIRQLILKRWKRIKTKYKMLRKYGLDHKSAMKIANSRKKYWRLSSTHEVHRALTTKRLYKWGLEPLTQLAETAYARY from the coding sequence ATGTATCGTGAGTCTCCATCTATGATGGAGCTTGTTGTAAGAGAGAATAATATACAAAAAGCAATTAAGAAAGTGAAGAAAAACAACGGTGCACCTGGCATCGATGGCATGCGAGTAAGTGAATTAACATCACATTTCGCAAAATACTTTCCACAAATTAAACAAAAACTGCTTGATGGCACGTATAAGCCACAAGCAGTAAGAAAGGTTGAAATACCTAAATCAAATGGGAAAAAGCGCGTGCTTGGAATCCCTGTCGCAAGAGACAGAGTTATCCAACAAGCCATTAAACAAGTCATTGAACCTAGTATCGACCGTACTTTCTCAAAACACAGTCATGGCTTTAGACCGAATCGTAGTACAGGAACTGCACTTAAAGAATGTGCAACATACTATGAAGAAGGTTACTTAGTTGCAGTTGATTGTGATTTAAAACAGTGCTTTGATATGTTGAACCATGATAAATTAATGTATCTATTTGAACGACATGTTCAAGATAAAGCCATTTCTAAATTTATTCGTAGAAGCCTACAGGTTGGTGCAATCGACCTCAATGGTAATTATCGAAGTAGAGAAATAGGTGCACCGCAAGGTGGTGTTATTTCCCCGTTACTTTGTAATATTTATCTTCACGAATTAGATAATGAATTGGAGAAACGTGGTCATCGCTTTGTTCGTTATGCAGATGACTTCGTCATCTTTGTACGTACAAAACGAGCGGGTCAACGTGTCATGGAAAGTGTGACAAAGTTTATCGAAAAAGACCTTAAACTTATTGTAAATAGTGAAAAGAGCAAGGTAGGTTCTATCACACGTTTAAAGTTCTTGAGTTGTCTAATGACCAAAGTAAATGGCACTTATCGTTTCAGACCGACTATGGAAGCAAGAAGAAATTTAAAACGCACCTTAAGACGTCTAACGAAACGAAATAGACCAGGTACCTTTAAAGAGATTATATCAGAAATTAATCAAGTAACACGAGGGTGGATAAATTACTTTGGTAAAGGATTTATTACAGGTTTTGTAACGAAGTTACAATCATGGTTAAACCGACGCATTAGACAACTAATCCTCAAAAGATGGAAAAGAATAAAAACCAAATATAAGATGTTACGTAAGTATGGACTTGACCATAAGAGTGCAATGAAAATTGCCAATTCAAGAAAGAAATACTGGCGCTTATCATCAACGCATGAAGTTCATCGTGCACTTACAACAAAACGTCTCTACAAGTGGGGGTTAGAACCATTAACCCAACTCGCAGAGACGGCTTACGCAAGATATTGA
- a CDS encoding NUDIX hydrolase: MIKCVCLVAETKNQILLVQVRHRAKYYFPGGKIEVGESLVEALIRELDEELNLTLREKDLEFIGTVVGPAYPQLNTLTELNGFRALIDIDWDKISINNEITDIKWIDKQNSELIAPAVQQWIAQGVN; encoded by the coding sequence ATGATTAAATGTGTTTGTTTAGTCGCAGAGACTAAAAATCAGATATTATTGGTCCAAGTAAGACATAGAGCTAAATATTATTTCCCAGGTGGTAAAATTGAAGTAGGGGAATCTTTGGTTGAAGCACTAATCAGAGAATTAGATGAGGAATTAAATTTAACGCTACGAGAAAAAGACTTAGAATTTATAGGTACGGTTGTGGGACCAGCATATCCGCAGCTCAATACACTAACAGAATTAAATGGTTTTAGAGCATTAATTGACATTGACTGGGATAAAATCTCTATTAATAATGAAATTACGGATATCAAATGGATTGATAAACAGAATAGTGAGCTTATTGCACCAGCAGTTCAACAATGGATTGCACAAGGAGTTAACTAA
- a CDS encoding YibE/F family protein, protein MNAVVILGALLLILMLIFGGKKGLVSYLTLFLNFAILVISIIFIIFGMPIYIVTFVFCIVIAACNLFVLNSYNIKTQAAFIATIITTTLLITVIYLAVYFGHLQGFATEQQDETYIYSMNIGINMVQFMVFTIILAVIAAVIDLAITISSPIYELYQVNPKLSQYELFQSGMHVGREILATSANTIYLAFFGGQLTLFFWFFKLNYSFGHIINSKIFAQEFISILLGGIAVAMSIPITAWMTSWLIKKRQHTRLKNDTVHMK, encoded by the coding sequence ATGAATGCAGTCGTCATTTTAGGTGCCTTACTCTTAATATTAATGCTTATTTTTGGTGGTAAAAAAGGGTTAGTATCATATTTAACTTTATTTTTAAACTTTGCCATCTTAGTGATTAGTATCATTTTTATTATTTTTGGTATGCCTATATATATTGTCACATTTGTATTTTGTATCGTTATTGCTGCTTGCAACTTATTTGTATTGAATAGTTATAATATCAAAACACAAGCGGCTTTCATCGCTACTATCATTACAACTACTTTATTAATTACTGTTATTTACCTTGCAGTATACTTTGGACATTTACAAGGCTTTGCCACAGAGCAACAAGATGAAACCTATATTTATTCAATGAACATTGGTATTAATATGGTTCAATTTATGGTATTTACTATTATTCTTGCTGTCATTGCGGCAGTGATTGATTTAGCAATTACGATTAGCTCTCCAATATATGAGTTATATCAAGTTAATCCTAAACTCAGTCAATACGAGCTATTTCAGTCTGGTATGCATGTTGGCAGGGAAATTTTAGCTACTTCAGCTAACACTATATATCTCGCCTTTTTTGGAGGTCAATTAACACTGTTTTTTTGGTTTTTTAAATTAAACTATTCATTTGGACACATTATTAACTCGAAAATATTTGCACAAGAGTTTATATCTATTTTATTAGGTGGAATAGCTGTGGCCATGAGTATCCCTATTACTGCATGGATGACGTCGTGGTTAATTAAAAAACGACAGCATACACGCTTAAAAAATGATACTGTTCATATGAAATAA
- a CDS encoding YibE/F family protein, giving the protein MQQRHFFTKPYNIIIVIFCIIYICSIIFTLFNTSLYNQPIGKVEQVKHLSTTSITDDQHNHDTKYKTQLTLKILNGHFKGQTTNIEHDYVKSQADSEAFNKGDKVLLHISDKLIDADIIEKKRDTLTVTITGLFLLTVLIVGRKVGLQSILSLMINTIAVLTAIYIHNSFSNTNLFLLMTMAMICSTVITLLLVTGWHARTVITIISTIAGTMLAIGLTELVITLTGGQGIKYETMNFLSLPPKDIFLASVLIGSLGAIMDVAITIASGMHEILQRTPNISKTRWALAGRNIGQDIMGTMTNILLFSYLSGSLPMFLIYLKNANTLTYTISMNWSLEIVRALTGGIGIVLTIPITIVLMELGETIRRARL; this is encoded by the coding sequence TTGCAACAAAGACATTTTTTTACGAAGCCTTATAATATTATTATTGTCATTTTTTGTATTATTTATATTTGCAGTATTATTTTCACTTTATTTAACACTTCTTTGTACAATCAACCTATAGGAAAAGTAGAACAAGTGAAGCATCTGTCAACAACATCAATAACAGATGACCAACATAATCATGACACTAAATACAAAACGCAATTGACATTAAAAATATTAAATGGCCATTTCAAAGGACAAACAACTAATATAGAACATGATTACGTCAAATCTCAAGCAGACTCTGAAGCCTTTAATAAAGGAGACAAAGTATTACTGCATATTTCTGATAAATTGATCGATGCCGATATTATTGAAAAGAAACGAGATACATTAACTGTAACAATAACAGGTTTATTTTTATTAACTGTTTTAATAGTAGGACGTAAAGTAGGATTACAATCTATCTTATCGTTAATGATTAATACAATTGCCGTACTAACAGCTATTTATATACATAACTCGTTTAGTAATACGAATTTATTCTTGCTAATGACAATGGCAATGATTTGTTCAACAGTTATCACCTTATTGCTTGTCACTGGTTGGCATGCACGTACTGTCATTACTATTATCAGCACAATTGCAGGTACAATGTTAGCTATCGGGCTCACTGAATTAGTAATTACGCTCACTGGTGGTCAAGGTATTAAATATGAAACAATGAATTTTTTATCTTTACCTCCTAAAGATATCTTTTTAGCTTCAGTGCTCATAGGTTCTCTAGGCGCTATCATGGATGTCGCCATCACGATTGCGAGCGGTATGCACGAAATTTTACAACGTACCCCGAATATTTCAAAGACACGTTGGGCTTTAGCAGGTAGAAACATCGGGCAAGACATCATGGGTACAATGACAAATATTTTATTATTTTCATATTTATCTGGATCATTACCTATGTTTTTGATTTACCTAAAAAATGCTAATACCCTTACTTATACCATTTCAATGAATTGGTCTTTAGAAATCGTTCGAGCCTTAACGGGCGGTATAGGCATCGTCTTAACTATTCCTATCACTATTGTATTAATGGAACTTGGAGAAACTATAAGGAGGGCTAGACTATGA
- the gltC gene encoding glutamate biosynthesis transcriptional regulator GltC, with the protein MEIKQLRYFVEVAKREHISETALELNIAQSAISRQITLLEQELNVALFQRQGRNISLTSEGKLLFNEALTILDHLDTTIEQFQNHGLSKHKSIYIGYEESDVSMMLLPLIQSFHLQNDTHIIPNLMTQDTIIDQVLNGNIDIGFTELNYDIKKHKSIYVLPLFEEHFHLYAPSDDPITLSTHPPLIQFENSHMYTLYSVTPSVKKQLQSFTKTDIYTISNKQLAQYILKQKNGYIICPKQISLPNSQDWVNITLEHTELKRTICAITKEPYVKSDIGILLTLIKQLMTKTSTFY; encoded by the coding sequence ATGGAAATTAAACAATTGCGCTATTTCGTTGAGGTAGCTAAGCGCGAACATATTTCTGAAACTGCATTAGAATTGAATATCGCACAATCTGCCATTAGTAGACAAATTACTTTACTCGAACAAGAATTGAATGTCGCTTTGTTTCAAAGACAAGGAAGAAATATCTCGCTTACATCTGAGGGGAAATTATTATTTAATGAGGCATTAACGATATTAGATCATCTAGATACGACAATAGAACAATTTCAAAATCACGGATTAAGTAAACATAAAAGTATTTATATTGGCTACGAAGAGAGTGATGTATCAATGATGTTATTACCACTTATACAATCATTTCATTTACAAAACGATACACATATCATACCTAATTTAATGACACAGGATACTATTATCGATCAAGTATTAAATGGCAATATTGATATAGGCTTTACTGAATTGAACTATGATATTAAAAAACACAAATCCATATACGTGTTACCTTTATTCGAAGAACATTTTCACTTATATGCACCATCAGATGATCCAATCACCTTATCAACTCATCCGCCATTAATACAATTCGAAAATAGTCACATGTATACGTTATATTCAGTTACACCATCAGTAAAAAAGCAATTACAATCATTTACTAAAACAGATATTTATACAATTAGTAATAAACAGTTAGCCCAATATATATTAAAACAAAAAAATGGCTATATCATTTGTCCTAAACAAATTTCATTGCCTAATTCTCAAGATTGGGTAAACATTACTTTAGAACATACTGAATTAAAAAGAACAATCTGTGCTATCACCAAAGAACCTTATGTTAAAAGTGATATAGGTATTTTATTAACTTTAATCAAACAACTGATGACTAAAACATCAACTTTTTACTAA